The window AAGGATCCCCTTTGGAAAGAAGAGGTTTTTCCCCACTTCTGACAGCGTTCCATAGATATGCTCGTTGCCTGCCCGGATGACCTGGTTTAACTCCTCTGCAATCGGGTTCATCGCTTCACTCCTCATGGTTCATGGTATTTTTGTGCAATTATCATTCATATTGATTAGCTGCTAATCCTCAGATTTGTCAAGAAAATTGTCAGGCGGCGACTTAGGGCTAATTTGTCTTGACTTAAAAAGCGTTCCTTTAATATAAGAGATGAGTTGAATTCCAGATGCGTTGAATCGGTTTTGATAAGCCTGGTATTCCCGCTGAAAACGGGACATGGACGTGCATCCGGAACCGGGAATCCAGAATCCAGAAAAGGGGAATATTTATGAGAGAAGTGGTTATTGTCAGTGCGTGCAGGACAGCGGTGGGGGACTTTGCCGGATCGCTCAGTACGGTTTCCGCCACAGATCTTGGCGCGCTTGTTATCAGGGAGGCCATTAAAAGGGCCGGCATTGAGAAGGATCAGGTGGACGAGGTGATCATGGGAAGCGTCCTCCCCCACGGCCTGGGACAAAACCCGGCCAGGCAGACCATGGTGCGGGCCGGCCTTCCGTGGGATGTGGGGGCCATTACCGTGAATAAGGTGTGCGGATCCGGCCTCAAGGCGGTCATGCTGGCGGCCCAGGCGATTCAATGCAACGATGCCGAGGTGGTTGTGGCGGGCGGCCAGGAAAACATGAACCAGTGCCCCTATATGCTCGACAAGGCCAGGACCGGATACCGCATGAACAACGGGCAGTTGATTGACGGGATGGTCCATGACGGCCTGTGGGACCATGTGAATGACTTTCACATGGGGATCAGCGCGGAATTGGTGTCTGAGAAGTACGGGGTGAGCCGGGAGGATACGGACGCCTTTGCAATGAGGTCCTACGAAAAGGCCTGGAAGGCCATTGACGCAGGCAAATTCAAGGATGAAATCGTCCCGGTTGAGGTTCCCTCAAGAAAGGGAGACCCGAAGATATTCGAGGTGGACGAGATCGCGGTGAGAAAACCGAGGACCAGCTTGGAGGCCCTGGCAAGACTTCGGCCCGCCTTTAAGAAAGACGGCCTGGTGACCGCGGGAAACGCCTCCAAGATCAGTGACGGGGCATCCGCCCTGGTGGTGATGTCGAGGGAAAAGGCGGATCAGTTAGGGTGCACGCCCCTGGTCCGGATCGGGGCACAGGGCGCATCCGGCATTGATATGAAATACGTCCTGGTGGCGCCGATCCTGTCCATTCCCAAGGTTCTGGCCAAGGACGGCCTCACGGTGGGAGACGTGGATTTGCACGAGATCAACGAGGCCTTCAGCACCTCTTCCGTGGCCATCAATCGCGAACTGGGGATCGATCCTGAAAAGGTCAATGTCCACGGGGGATCTGTGGCCATAGGCCATCCCATCGGGGCGAGCGGGGCCCGGGTCCTCACCACCCTCATCTATGCCATGAAAGATAGAGGGGCCAGGATCGGTGAGGCCTCCCTCTGCCTGGGGGGCGGAGAGGCGGTAACCCTGGTGGTTTACAATGAGGGATAAACGTATCTGAGAAATTTATTAATCATCTGCGTAATTCTGCGGAGTCTACAGATGGAATTTAAGGAATAGGAGACGAAATGATGAAAGATGTGGTGATTGTTTCTGGTGTAAGGACGCCCGTGGGGGCATTCGGGGGGACCTTGAAGTCGACGCCGGTTGTAGATCTGGGGGCATTGGTGCTCAAGGGGGCGCTCAAGAAGCTGAATCTGAAACCGGCCGCGACAGACGATCTGACGCGGTTCGAGCCGGACGCCCTGAAGGGGCTCGGTATGATCGACCTGGAAAAGAAGGATTATGACTACGACGCATCCGGTCAGCCCATTCAGATCGATGAGGTCATTATGGGAAATGTGGTGGGCGCGGGCCAGGGACAGAATGTGGCACGGCAGGCCATGATCCGTGCGGGGATCTCCAAGGAGACGTCCGCATTCACCGTGAACAAGGTGTGCGCCTCGGGCATGAAGTCCCTTGCCCTTGCAGCCCAGGCCATCCGTGCGGGCGAGGCAGACATCATACTGGCGGGCGGCATGGAGAACATGAGCCTCATCCCATATGCCCTTCCGGCGGCGCGCTGGGGTGCGCGGATGAACAACGCCGATCTGGTGGACCTGATGATCATGGACGGTCTGTTCGAGATCTTTTATGGCTATCACATGGGCGTCACCGCCGAAAATATTGCGGCCAAATATGCCATTTCAAGGGAAGAGCAGGATCAACTGGGCGCCCTGAGCCATCAGCGGGCCAGAAAGGCCATTGCAGAAGGCCTGTTCAAGGATGAAACCGTGCCGGTGGTCATCCCCCAGCGGAAAGGGGACCCGGTGGTCTTCGACACGGACGAGCGGCCCATGGATACCAGTGCGGAGAAAATGGCAAAACTGAGACCCGCCTTCAAAAAGGACGGTACAGTGACCGCAGGGAATGCATCCGGAATTAATGACGCGGCAGCGGCCCTTCTGGTCATGTCCGATTCAA is drawn from Deltaproteobacteria bacterium and contains these coding sequences:
- a CDS encoding acetyl-CoA C-acetyltransferase, with product MKDVVIVSGVRTPVGAFGGTLKSTPVVDLGALVLKGALKKLNLKPAATDDLTRFEPDALKGLGMIDLEKKDYDYDASGQPIQIDEVIMGNVVGAGQGQNVARQAMIRAGISKETSAFTVNKVCASGMKSLALAAQAIRAGEADIILAGGMENMSLIPYALPAARWGARMNNADLVDLMIMDGLFEIFYGYHMGVTAENIAAKYAISREEQDQLGALSHQRARKAIAEGLFKDETVPVVIPQRKGDPVVFDTDERPMDTSAEKMAKLRPAFKKDGTVTAGNASGINDAAAALLVMSDSKAAELGLKPLAKIRACASAAIDPAYMGLGPIPAVRKVLHKENLSINDFGVIELNEAFASQAIACVRELKCDMEKTNRLGSGISIGHPIGCSGARLVVTMMGEMLRSGAHLGLASLCIGGGQGMAMVLEIDD
- a CDS encoding acetyl-CoA C-acetyltransferase, translated to MREVVIVSACRTAVGDFAGSLSTVSATDLGALVIREAIKRAGIEKDQVDEVIMGSVLPHGLGQNPARQTMVRAGLPWDVGAITVNKVCGSGLKAVMLAAQAIQCNDAEVVVAGGQENMNQCPYMLDKARTGYRMNNGQLIDGMVHDGLWDHVNDFHMGISAELVSEKYGVSREDTDAFAMRSYEKAWKAIDAGKFKDEIVPVEVPSRKGDPKIFEVDEIAVRKPRTSLEALARLRPAFKKDGLVTAGNASKISDGASALVVMSREKADQLGCTPLVRIGAQGASGIDMKYVLVAPILSIPKVLAKDGLTVGDVDLHEINEAFSTSSVAINRELGIDPEKVNVHGGSVAIGHPIGASGARVLTTLIYAMKDRGARIGEASLCLGGGEAVTLVVYNEG